In Musa acuminata AAA Group cultivar baxijiao chromosome BXJ2-3, Cavendish_Baxijiao_AAA, whole genome shotgun sequence, the following proteins share a genomic window:
- the LOC135608162 gene encoding uncharacterized protein LOC135608162: MEISAVVSDAFSAVATQGLGLSAKLLLPRYSLSLSSVDSGAPPAVVRSDPFRPAAVPRAFVRRTRRRTRRRSLTEGGGEDDGFSGDGDGDDGPFGGGGDAGGGGKGWNSGDQGPGWGGSSPSSSDPAFDFIYEVMCWIALSNCAHFAFKKMGRLLATRGKVFPLRLLPSVC; encoded by the coding sequence ATGGAGATCTCCGCGGTCGTGTCCGACGCTTTCTCGGCAGTCGCCACCCAAGGCCTCGGCCTATCCGCCAAGCTCCTTCTTCCCCGctactccctctccctctcctccgtaGACTCCGGCGCTCCCCCTGCCGTGGTCAGATCCGACCCCTTCCGCCCCGCCGCCGTCCCCCGCGCCTTCGTCCGCCGGACCAGGCGACGCACCCGACGGAGATCCCTCACCGAGGGCGGCGGCGAGGACGACGGGTTCTCTGGCGACGGCGATGGTGACGATGGCCCCTTCGGCGGAGGAGGTGACGCTGGAGGCGGCGGAAAAGGCTGGAACTCGGGCGATCAGGGGCCGGGTTGGGGCGGATCCTCGCCGTCGTCGTCGGACCCGGCATTCGATTTCATTTACGAGGTCATGTGCTGGATCGCCCTCTCCAACTGCGCCCACTTCGCTTTCAAGAAGATGGGGCGGCTTCTGGCGACGAGGGGAAAGGTGTTTCCTTTGAGATTGTTGCCGTCGGTGTGCTGA